A window of Actinobacillus suis ATCC 33415 contains these coding sequences:
- the wzyE gene encoding ECA oligosaccharide polymerase, which produces MIMEYALLGGFYILSAWLLLVLCYIAYKRKPFSFHLLFSVIYFVTFYLGFPLSLTLSLGFDVELQSTDSLLLTLFSALSGYLIYYAIYHSSLLSRVDTRQQAVEFPQKFAKFEAKVTAYLLAGVAIASLVAFIVMNGLLLFKLTQYNQIFSAAVSGVALKRFFYFFIPGLLIMFFLSNNKKAWVTFLICGVAFGLLTYLAVGGTRANMALAFVLFFFIGLYKRYLSFKWLVMAGVAMIGAMFVLALVRYGLNVSGKEALFTFLYLTRDTFSPWENVALILDQPMEHQGLMPIVRDFYVYIPKWLWLDRPDYVLNTANYFTWEILGNFSGLAISPTLLGSFYIMGGFPMIALGMAFIGLLIKAFDRLLDYGRTHSQCSKAAIIQAYCFANVFNIIVLVREGSDAFFSRFGFFSVIFALCWGIAYLVSSLANNTKHIKEG; this is translated from the coding sequence ATGATAATGGAATATGCTTTACTCGGTGGATTTTATATTTTGTCGGCATGGCTGCTTTTAGTGCTTTGCTATATAGCTTATAAACGAAAGCCTTTTTCTTTCCACTTATTATTTAGTGTGATTTATTTTGTGACTTTTTATTTAGGTTTTCCGTTATCGCTAACATTATCCCTTGGGTTTGATGTTGAGCTACAAAGTACGGACAGCTTGTTGCTCACTTTATTTAGTGCTTTATCCGGTTATCTCATCTATTACGCTATCTATCACTCTTCATTATTATCAAGAGTGGATACAAGACAACAAGCGGTCGAATTTCCACAGAAATTTGCAAAATTTGAAGCAAAAGTGACCGCTTACCTATTAGCTGGCGTTGCGATTGCGAGCTTGGTGGCGTTTATTGTAATGAATGGGCTGTTGCTATTTAAACTTACGCAATATAACCAAATCTTTTCCGCAGCGGTAAGCGGCGTGGCTTTAAAACGCTTCTTCTATTTCTTTATTCCCGGGCTACTGATTATGTTTTTCCTATCTAACAATAAAAAAGCGTGGGTTACTTTTCTGATCTGCGGCGTAGCATTTGGATTGCTGACTTATCTAGCCGTGGGTGGCACCAGAGCCAATATGGCATTGGCATTTGTGTTGTTCTTTTTTATTGGTCTTTATAAACGCTACCTTAGCTTTAAATGGTTAGTGATGGCGGGAGTGGCGATGATCGGTGCAATGTTTGTCTTAGCACTGGTACGTTACGGCTTGAATGTTAGCGGTAAAGAAGCATTATTTACTTTCTTATATTTAACACGCGACACCTTCTCGCCGTGGGAAAATGTTGCCTTAATTTTAGATCAACCGATGGAACATCAGGGATTGATGCCGATAGTGCGAGATTTTTATGTGTATATTCCTAAATGGCTATGGTTGGACAGACCGGACTATGTTTTAAATACGGCAAATTATTTTACGTGGGAGATATTAGGTAATTTTTCCGGGTTGGCGATTTCGCCGACGCTCTTAGGCTCTTTCTATATTATGGGCGGCTTTCCAATGATCGCTTTAGGTATGGCATTTATTGGCTTACTTATTAAAGCTTTCGATAGATTACTGGATTATGGCAGAACACATTCTCAATGCAGCAAAGCGGCAATTATTCAGGCTTATTGCTTTGCCAATGTATTCAATATCATTGTGTTAGTTAGAGAAGGGAGCGATGCTTTCTTTTCTCGATTCGGTTTTTTCAGTGTGATTTTTGCGTTATGTTGGGGAATCGCTTATCTGGTTAGTTCGCTTGCTAACAACACTAAACATATAAAAGAAGGTTAA
- the ompA gene encoding porin OmpA, with protein sequence MKKTVIALAVSGLALASVAQAAPQQNTAYAGAKVGWASFHEGVRQFNDKYSNDARYNSDTTAYGINRNSVTYGVFGGYQILNQNNFGLAAELGYDYYGRVRGNVGDFREFKHSAHGLNFALKPSYEVLPNLDVYGKVGVAVVRNDYKFYGAENTNEPTEKFHKLKASTILGAGVEYAILPELAARIEYQYLNKAGNFNKALVRSGTQDVDFQYAPDIHSVTAGLSYRFGQGAVAPVVEPEVVTKNFAFSSDVLFDFGKSSLKPAAATALDAANTEIANLGLATPAIQVNGYTDRIGKEASNLKLSQRRAETVANYLVSKGQNPANVTAVGYGEANPVTGATCDAVKGRKALIACLAPDRRVEVQVQGSKNVTM encoded by the coding sequence ATGAAAAAAACAGTAATTGCATTAGCAGTATCTGGCTTAGCATTAGCTTCAGTAGCTCAAGCAGCTCCACAGCAAAACACTGCATACGCAGGTGCTAAAGTAGGTTGGGCGTCATTCCACGAAGGCGTTCGTCAATTTAATGACAAATATTCAAACGATGCTCGTTATAACTCAGATACAACAGCTTACGGTATCAACCGTAACTCAGTAACTTACGGTGTATTCGGTGGTTACCAAATCTTAAACCAAAATAACTTTGGTTTAGCAGCTGAATTAGGTTACGATTACTACGGTCGTGTTCGTGGTAACGTTGGTGATTTCCGTGAATTCAAACATTCTGCTCACGGTTTAAACTTTGCGTTAAAACCAAGCTACGAAGTATTACCTAACTTAGACGTTTACGGTAAAGTAGGTGTTGCAGTTGTTCGTAACGACTACAAATTCTACGGTGCAGAAAACACTAACGAACCAACAGAGAAATTCCACAAATTAAAAGCATCTACAATCTTAGGTGCAGGTGTTGAATACGCAATTCTTCCTGAATTAGCAGCACGTATCGAATACCAATACTTAAACAAAGCGGGTAACTTCAATAAAGCATTAGTTCGTTCAGGCACACAAGATGTGGACTTCCAATATGCTCCTGATATCCACTCTGTAACAGCAGGTTTATCATACCGTTTCGGTCAAGGCGCTGTAGCACCAGTTGTTGAGCCAGAAGTTGTAACTAAAAACTTCGCATTCAGCTCAGACGTTTTATTTGATTTCGGTAAATCAAGCTTAAAACCAGCAGCAGCAACAGCTTTAGATGCAGCTAACACTGAAATCGCTAACTTAGGTTTAGCGACTCCAGCTATCCAAGTTAACGGTTATACAGACCGTATCGGTAAAGAAGCTTCAAACTTAAAACTTTCACAACGCCGTGCAGAAACTGTAGCTAACTACTTAGTTTCTAAAGGTCAAAACCCTGCTAACGTAACTGCTGTAGGTTACGGTGAAGCAAACCCTGTAACTGGCGCTACATGTGACGCTGTTAAAGGTCGTAAAGCATTAATCGCTTGCTTAGCACCTGACCGTCGTGTTGAAGTTCAAGTTCAAGGTTCTAAAAACGTAACTATGTAA
- a CDS encoding TDP-N-acetylfucosamine:lipid II N-acetylfucosaminyltransferase: MKPIYHILGSDIPHHNHTVLSFFQNELLPQLSGQQHFFYVVAEQSLQIAYPDLALSCFDTKKSIAQAVVRTARLDKQAQFILHGQYNFPLWFAILSGNLPASRCYWHIWGADLYEDSKAWKFKMMYPVRRMAQNKLPVLWGTKGDLAFAHQKLQRDPTQDCVLYFPTKMANLQPREITPNHSSLTILLGNSGDRSNRHLDALVQLKQQLGDQVRIIIPMGYPANNQHYIEQVRQQAVKLFPENAIEILTEQLTFEDYLALLAKCDAGYFNFERQQGIGTICLLTQINIPTILCRNNPFTLDMQAENVPFLYSEEITPAKLAQAQQQLANLDKSTISFFAPNYRTQWLVLLTQVSEK; the protein is encoded by the coding sequence ATGAAACCGATTTATCACATTCTAGGCTCGGATATTCCACACCATAATCATACGGTGTTGAGCTTTTTCCAGAATGAACTGTTACCTCAATTAAGTGGTCAACAGCATTTCTTTTATGTTGTGGCGGAGCAGTCGTTACAGATAGCCTATCCGGATCTTGCTCTTTCTTGTTTCGATACGAAAAAAAGTATTGCTCAAGCTGTGGTACGTACAGCTCGCTTAGATAAGCAGGCACAATTTATTTTACATGGTCAGTATAATTTTCCGCTTTGGTTTGCCATTTTATCTGGAAATTTACCCGCTTCTCGTTGCTATTGGCATATTTGGGGAGCGGATTTATATGAAGATTCAAAAGCGTGGAAGTTTAAAATGATGTATCCCGTTCGCCGTATGGCACAAAATAAATTGCCGGTGTTATGGGGAACGAAAGGGGATCTGGCTTTTGCTCACCAAAAATTGCAACGAGATCCGACACAAGACTGTGTATTATATTTTCCAACCAAAATGGCAAATCTTCAGCCTCGAGAAATTACGCCGAATCATTCGTCATTAACCATTTTATTAGGCAATTCCGGTGATCGATCCAATCGCCATTTAGATGCATTGGTACAGCTTAAGCAGCAGTTAGGTGATCAGGTTCGCATTATTATTCCAATGGGCTATCCGGCGAACAACCAGCACTATATCGAGCAGGTAAGGCAACAAGCGGTCAAATTATTTCCGGAAAATGCAATTGAAATTCTAACGGAGCAATTGACTTTTGAAGACTATTTGGCGCTATTGGCAAAATGCGATGCGGGTTATTTTAATTTTGAACGCCAACAGGGTATCGGGACCATCTGTTTACTGACGCAGATAAATATCCCGACGATTTTATGTCGTAACAATCCTTTTACGCTAGATATGCAAGCGGAAAATGTTCCTTTTCTTTATAGTGAGGAGATAACGCCAGCCAAGCTTGCACAAGCTCAACAACAATTGGCAAATTTGGATAAAAGTACGATTAGCTTTTTTGCACCAAATTATCGTACGCAATGGTTAGTGCTTTTAACACAGGTAAGTGAAAAATAA
- the ompA gene encoding porin OmpA — MKKSLVALAVLSAAAVAQAAPQANTFYAGAKAGWASFHDGIEQLDAAKGGKYGINRNSVTYGVFGGYQILNQDKLGLAAEVGYDYFGRVRGTEKPNGKADKKTFRHAAHGATIALKPSYEVLPNLDIYGKAGIALVNNTYKTFNAAQEKVKTRRFQSSLILGAGVEYAILPELAARVEYQWLNNAGKASYSTLNRMGATDYRPDISSVSAGLSYRFGQGAAPVAAPAIETKNFAFSSDVLFAFGKSNLKPAAAQALDAMQAEINNAGLANAAIQVNGYTDRIGKEASNLKLSQRRAETVANYIVSKGAPAANVTAVGYGEANPVTGATCDAVKGRKALIACLAPDRRVEVQVQGSKEVTM, encoded by the coding sequence ATGAAAAAATCATTAGTTGCTTTAGCAGTATTATCAGCTGCAGCAGTAGCTCAAGCAGCACCACAAGCAAATACTTTCTATGCAGGTGCAAAAGCAGGCTGGGCATCATTCCACGATGGCATCGAACAATTAGATGCAGCTAAAGGTGGTAAATATGGTATCAACAGAAACTCTGTAACTTACGGTGTATTCGGTGGTTATCAAATCTTAAACCAAGATAAATTAGGTTTAGCCGCAGAAGTTGGCTATGACTATTTTGGTCGTGTACGCGGTACAGAAAAACCTAACGGCAAAGCGGACAAGAAAACTTTCCGTCACGCAGCTCACGGTGCAACAATCGCATTAAAACCAAGCTACGAAGTATTGCCTAATTTAGATATTTACGGTAAAGCGGGTATCGCATTAGTAAATAATACATATAAAACATTTAACGCAGCACAAGAGAAAGTAAAAACTCGTCGTTTCCAAAGCTCTTTAATTTTAGGTGCTGGTGTTGAATATGCAATTCTTCCGGAATTAGCAGCTCGCGTAGAATACCAATGGTTAAATAACGCTGGTAAAGCAAGCTACTCAACATTAAACCGTATGGGTGCAACTGATTATCGCCCAGATATCAGCTCTGTATCGGCAGGCTTATCATATCGTTTCGGTCAAGGTGCAGCGCCTGTTGCAGCTCCAGCAATCGAAACTAAAAACTTTGCATTCAGCTCTGATGTATTATTCGCATTCGGCAAATCAAACTTAAAACCAGCTGCAGCTCAAGCTTTAGATGCAATGCAAGCTGAAATCAATAACGCTGGTCTAGCAAATGCTGCGATCCAAGTTAATGGCTATACAGACCGTATCGGTAAAGAAGCTTCAAACTTAAAACTTTCACAACGCCGTGCAGAAACTGTAGCTAACTACATCGTTTCTAAAGGCGCTCCAGCAGCTAACGTAACAGCGGTAGGTTACGGTGAAGCAAATCCAGTAACTGGCGCAACATGTGATGCAGTTAAAGGTCGTAAAGCGTTAATCGCTTGTTTAGCACCAGACCGTCGTGTTGAAGTTCAAGTTCAAGGTTCTAAAGAAGTAACTATGTAA
- the xerD gene encoding site-specific tyrosine recombinase XerD: protein MKSLDPIIEQFLDTLWQEHGLSENTSASYRLDLERFSEWLPTPKAFLTLDHFDLQSFLGERLEQGYKATSSARMLSCLRKFFRFLYIENYRQDDPTLTLTSPRKPTNLPKSLSEEQVMDLLDCPNPLDPIELRDKAMLELLYATGLRVTELVSLTTDNLNLRQGVVRIVGKGDKERLVPIGEEASYWIQEFFQYGRAILLNNIQSDVVFPSRRGLQMTRQTFWHRIKHYAVLAGIDSEKLSPHVLRHAFATHLVNHGADLRVVQMLLGHSDLSTTQIYTHIAKARLKSLHQRFHPRG from the coding sequence ATGAAGAGTTTAGATCCTATTATTGAACAATTTCTAGATACCTTATGGCAAGAACATGGGTTATCTGAAAATACCTCAGCTTCATATCGTTTAGATTTAGAACGTTTTTCTGAATGGTTACCTACGCCCAAAGCATTTCTTACTTTAGATCATTTTGATTTACAGTCTTTTCTTGGTGAAAGACTAGAGCAGGGCTATAAGGCAACAAGTTCAGCTCGAATGTTAAGTTGTCTACGTAAGTTTTTTCGCTTTTTATATATAGAGAATTATCGACAAGATGATCCTACCCTAACTTTAACTTCTCCACGTAAGCCGACGAATTTACCTAAATCTTTAAGTGAAGAGCAAGTAATGGATTTATTGGATTGTCCTAATCCATTAGATCCTATCGAATTACGGGATAAAGCAATGTTAGAATTACTTTATGCAACAGGATTACGTGTTACCGAGCTCGTTTCTCTTACGACAGATAACTTGAATTTACGGCAAGGTGTTGTGCGTATTGTAGGTAAGGGTGATAAAGAAAGATTAGTTCCAATCGGCGAAGAAGCAAGTTATTGGATTCAAGAATTTTTTCAATATGGGCGTGCAATATTATTGAATAATATACAATCAGATGTTGTATTTCCAAGCCGTAGAGGATTACAAATGACTCGTCAGACATTCTGGCATAGAATCAAACATTATGCTGTTTTAGCTGGTATTGATAGTGAGAAATTGTCTCCACACGTATTGCGCCATGCTTTTGCAACGCATTTAGTCAATCATGGTGCTGATTTAAGAGTGGTACAAATGCTTCTGGGGCATAGTGATCTTTCTACTACTCAAATTTATACTCATATTGCTAAAGCACGTTTAAAATCACTACATCAACGATTTCACCCAAGAGGATAA
- a CDS encoding DUF5389 family protein — translation MQKSSSKFNWALAFFCLPCALWPLALLVSPRFSSLALSPAQINWFSTAFWIYPLVLFAITLILYKLHQSQKVLARGLLMVAFIGFYVLLGYILQSL, via the coding sequence ATGCAAAAATCATCATCTAAATTTAATTGGGCATTGGCATTCTTTTGCTTGCCTTGTGCATTATGGCCACTTGCATTATTGGTTTCACCAAGATTTTCCAGTTTAGCGTTAAGTCCAGCACAGATTAATTGGTTTTCCACAGCATTTTGGATCTATCCGCTTGTTTTATTTGCAATTACATTAATTTTATATAAGTTGCATCAGTCACAGAAAGTATTAGCTAGAGGTCTATTAATGGTTGCCTTTATTGGATTTTATGTATTACTTGGTTATATTCTTCAATCTCTATAG
- the wecG gene encoding lipopolysaccharide N-acetylmannosaminouronosyltransferase, whose translation MIQSVTIRSIELLAVKDKMTFVEFLMNQQAVKTGKLIAINAEKLIISEQQPKIRTLLDNAEYKYADGISIVRSIKKKYPNIQEIERVAGADLWEALMQKAGELAVPVFLVGSTADTLAKVQQKLTAWNVNIVGSQDGYFKAEDEDALIERIHQSGAKFVSVAMGSPKQELFMQKAQQAHPDCLYMGVGGTYDVFTGKVKRAPKLWQDLGLEWLYRLLSQPTRWRRQLNLLRFAYYYYTKQL comes from the coding sequence ATGATACAAAGCGTCACAATAAGAAGCATTGAATTACTGGCAGTAAAAGACAAAATGACCTTTGTAGAGTTTTTAATGAACCAGCAAGCGGTCAAAACCGGCAAATTAATTGCAATTAATGCGGAAAAACTCATTATCAGCGAACAGCAACCAAAGATTCGCACACTGCTGGATAATGCAGAGTACAAATATGCGGACGGTATTAGTATTGTCCGTTCCATTAAAAAGAAATATCCGAATATACAAGAAATCGAAAGAGTTGCCGGTGCCGATTTATGGGAAGCGCTGATGCAGAAAGCCGGCGAGTTAGCGGTTCCGGTATTTTTAGTGGGAAGCACAGCGGATACATTGGCAAAAGTACAGCAAAAATTAACCGCTTGGAATGTCAATATTGTCGGGTCACAAGACGGCTACTTTAAAGCGGAAGATGAAGATGCACTAATTGAACGAATTCATCAGAGCGGGGCAAAGTTTGTGAGTGTCGCAATGGGTTCACCGAAACAAGAACTTTTTATGCAAAAAGCTCAACAAGCCCATCCTGATTGCTTATATATGGGTGTAGGCGGCACTTATGACGTATTTACCGGTAAAGTTAAACGTGCACCTAAACTTTGGCAAGATCTTGGCTTAGAATGGTTGTATCGTTTATTAAGCCAGCCGACACGTTGGCGACGTCAATTAAATTTACTTCGCTTTGCATATTACTACTACACGAAACAGCTATAA
- a CDS encoding hotdog fold thioesterase — protein MTIWKQTATCEQLNALSQKSAVAHLGIEFTAIGEDWIEAQLMVDERTQQPFGVLHGGVSAALAETTANAGALMVCEAHQIAVGMELNISHLKSVPAGTKAIARANPLKLGREVQVWNIEIKDEQGNLCAVARLSTKTLDKR, from the coding sequence ATGACTATTTGGAAGCAAACTGCAACTTGTGAACAATTAAACGCACTTAGCCAAAAATCGGCGGTAGCGCATTTAGGTATCGAATTTACCGCAATCGGTGAAGATTGGATTGAAGCACAACTTATGGTGGACGAGCGTACTCAACAGCCGTTCGGTGTATTGCATGGCGGCGTGTCGGCTGCTTTAGCGGAAACCACCGCCAATGCCGGTGCGTTAATGGTGTGTGAAGCGCATCAAATTGCGGTCGGAATGGAACTGAATATCAGCCATTTAAAATCAGTACCAGCAGGTACAAAGGCAATTGCCCGTGCGAATCCGCTTAAATTAGGACGTGAAGTGCAGGTGTGGAATATCGAGATTAAAGACGAACAAGGTAATCTATGTGCGGTGGCTCGTCTTTCGACTAAAACCTTAGATAAACGTTAG
- the tnpA gene encoding IS200/IS605 family transposase, which produces MASKSNDDSSLSHTKWNCKYHIVFIPKYRRKTIYGKLRIDIGGILRQLCNYKNVEILEAHAMKDHIHMLVKIPPKLAVSSFMGYLKGKSSLMIFERHANLKYKYGNRNFWAKGYYVSTVGLNTKVVEEYIRNQEKEDMVSDSLSKKEYIDPFKG; this is translated from the coding sequence ATGGCAAGTAAATCCAATGACGATTCAAGTCTATCACACACAAAGTGGAACTGTAAGTATCATATTGTTTTTATCCCGAAATACAGGAGAAAGACAATTTATGGAAAGTTACGTATAGATATAGGCGGCATATTAAGGCAATTATGTAACTACAAAAATGTAGAAATCCTCGAAGCTCACGCGATGAAAGATCATATTCATATGCTAGTAAAAATACCGCCCAAATTAGCCGTATCAAGTTTTATGGGCTATCTGAAAGGAAAATCTTCACTGATGATATTTGAAAGGCATGCGAATTTGAAATATAAGTATGGGAACAGAAACTTTTGGGCGAAAGGATACTATGTCAGTACGGTAGGTTTAAATACAAAAGTTGTTGAAGAATATATCAGGAATCAAGAGAAGGAGGATATGGTTTCGGATAGTTTATCGAAGAAAGAATATATAGACCCCTTTAAGGGGTAA
- the ydiJ gene encoding D-2-hydroxyglutarate dehydrogenase YdiJ — protein sequence MLPQLSTTPELNKTVIQFLAELKQQHFSGDIASHYADRLSLATDNSVYQQLPQAILFPKSVSDVVILTKLAQRPHFQYLTFTPRGGGTGTNGQSLNNNIIVDLSRHLNQILELNVEERWVRVQAGVVKDQLNQFLKPHGLFFSPELSTSNRATLGGMINTDASGQGSLQYGKTSDHVLAIKSVLMNGEVLETQAVKSCDFFAEIGRLGLTATGKQLHREIFSRCRELRPTVLAELPQLNRFLTGYDLKNVFNADESEFNLTRILTGSEGSLAFICEAKLNLLPLPKFRTLINIKYNSFDAALRSAPFMLKANALSVETVDSKVLNLAKQDIIWHSVSDLLTEDPNNPILGINIVEYAGSDQTLIEQQVADLIKALDKKLADSTSGIIGYQICNDIASIEKIYAMRKKAVGLLGNAKGWAKPIAFVEDTCVPPEHLADYIAEFRQLLDDHGLEYGMFGHVDAGVLHVRPALDLTDRTQVQKFKVISDQVVELTAKYGGLIWGEHGKGMRSVYGEKFFGETLWRELRYIKQLFDPQNRLNPGKICTPLNSNAALYPIDSSMRADFDRQIPIQVREEFKGAMNCNGNGLCFNFDVHSTMCPSMKVSGNRLYSPKGRATLIREWLRLLAEQNVSPDDLIFKPRKQAVKLTDFVAKIRNTLNKQKEYDFSHEVKAAMDTCLACKACASQCPIKIDVPTFRSQFNELYHSRYLRPAKDYLVSNLEFVAPMMAKAPKFFNFFSRSKLAETVANKTIGMTYLPALSVPNLQQQLVEIGYQGVTLEALETQASGQKSAEFCKTVLVVQDPFTSFYDAKVVADFVRLLQKLGFRPVVLPFKPSGKAQHIKGFLNKFAKTARNQAEFLNRVAQLGLPMVAVDPALTLVYRDEYRDILKAARGDFKVQLAHEWLRDVIQAGELEHCKKSPNSDRLSWHLFAHCTEATELPNAPKEWQAIFAHFGEQLVNENVGCCGMAGTFGHETKHLEMSTAIYQQSWQIKLKNKPLERCLATGYSCRSQVKRFEHYSVKHPIQALLEVV from the coding sequence ATGCTTCCACAATTGTCGACAACGCCAGAACTGAATAAAACAGTTATACAGTTTTTAGCAGAACTCAAACAGCAACATTTTAGTGGCGATATCGCTTCTCATTATGCGGATCGCCTTTCTTTAGCCACCGATAACAGCGTTTACCAACAGTTACCGCAGGCGATTTTATTTCCTAAATCGGTTTCGGATGTGGTTATTCTCACTAAGCTGGCACAACGCCCTCACTTCCAATATCTGACATTTACCCCTCGGGGCGGTGGCACGGGTACGAACGGGCAATCGTTGAATAACAATATTATTGTCGATCTCTCTCGCCATCTAAATCAAATCCTCGAATTAAATGTAGAAGAACGTTGGGTGCGAGTGCAAGCCGGTGTGGTTAAAGATCAGCTTAACCAATTTCTAAAACCGCATGGTTTGTTTTTCTCACCGGAGCTCTCCACCAGTAACCGCGCGACCTTAGGCGGTATGATTAACACCGATGCTTCCGGGCAAGGCTCACTGCAATACGGCAAAACCTCCGATCATGTTTTAGCGATTAAATCGGTATTGATGAACGGCGAAGTGTTGGAAACACAAGCGGTTAAATCTTGCGATTTTTTTGCAGAAATCGGCCGCTTGGGCTTAACTGCTACCGGTAAACAGCTCCACCGTGAAATTTTTAGCCGTTGTCGTGAGTTACGTCCGACCGTTCTTGCCGAGTTGCCGCAACTCAATCGCTTTTTAACCGGTTACGATTTAAAAAATGTATTCAACGCAGACGAGAGCGAATTCAATCTGACTCGCATTTTAACCGGCTCGGAAGGGTCACTTGCTTTTATTTGTGAGGCGAAGCTCAATTTACTGCCGCTGCCGAAATTCCGCACCTTAATAAACATTAAATATAATTCATTTGATGCGGCATTGCGTTCTGCGCCGTTTATGCTGAAAGCCAATGCGCTGTCGGTTGAAACAGTCGATTCTAAAGTGCTGAACTTGGCTAAACAGGACATTATTTGGCATTCGGTGTCCGATTTATTAACCGAAGATCCGAATAACCCGATTCTCGGTATTAATATTGTGGAATATGCTGGCAGCGATCAGACACTAATAGAACAACAAGTCGCAGACCTCATTAAAGCGTTAGATAAAAAACTGGCAGATTCAACCAGCGGTATTATTGGCTATCAAATTTGCAACGATATTGCCTCCATCGAAAAAATTTATGCAATGCGTAAAAAAGCGGTCGGTCTATTGGGAAATGCCAAAGGTTGGGCGAAGCCGATTGCGTTTGTGGAAGACACCTGTGTGCCGCCGGAGCATCTTGCCGATTACATCGCTGAGTTCCGCCAATTATTAGATGATCACGGTTTGGAATACGGTATGTTCGGTCATGTGGATGCCGGTGTGCTACACGTGCGCCCAGCATTAGATTTAACCGACCGTACACAAGTGCAAAAATTTAAAGTGATTTCCGATCAAGTGGTTGAACTTACCGCAAAATATGGCGGTTTGATTTGGGGAGAACACGGCAAAGGTATGCGTTCGGTGTATGGCGAGAAATTCTTTGGCGAAACATTATGGCGAGAATTACGTTATATCAAACAGTTGTTTGACCCGCAAAACCGCTTGAATCCGGGCAAAATTTGTACACCGCTTAACAGCAATGCGGCGCTTTACCCGATCGACTCATCAATGCGTGCCGATTTTGATCGCCAAATTCCAATTCAAGTGCGTGAAGAATTTAAAGGCGCAATGAACTGTAACGGCAACGGGCTATGCTTTAACTTTGATGTACATAGTACGATGTGTCCGTCAATGAAAGTATCGGGTAACCGCCTTTATTCGCCGAAAGGGCGTGCGACTTTGATTCGAGAATGGCTCAGATTGCTTGCCGAACAAAACGTATCACCGGACGATTTGATCTTCAAACCGCGTAAACAAGCGGTCAAATTAACCGATTTTGTTGCAAAAATTCGCAACACGCTGAATAAACAGAAAGAATACGATTTTTCGCACGAAGTGAAAGCGGCAATGGATACTTGCCTTGCATGTAAAGCCTGTGCCAGCCAATGTCCGATCAAAATTGACGTGCCGACGTTTAGATCGCAATTTAATGAGCTGTACCATAGCCGTTATTTGCGTCCGGCAAAAGATTATCTGGTTTCCAATCTTGAATTTGTTGCGCCGATGATGGCGAAAGCCCCGAAGTTTTTTAACTTTTTCAGTCGTTCAAAATTAGCGGAAACTGTGGCGAACAAAACGATCGGCATGACTTATTTACCTGCGCTTTCCGTGCCGAACTTGCAGCAACAGTTGGTCGAGATTGGTTATCAGGGGGTGACCTTAGAGGCTTTGGAAACACAAGCAAGCGGTCAAAAATCAGCGGAATTTTGCAAAACCGTGCTGGTAGTGCAAGACCCGTTCACTTCGTTCTATGATGCGAAAGTAGTGGCGGATTTTGTTCGATTGCTGCAAAAACTTGGTTTCCGCCCAGTGGTGCTACCGTTTAAACCGAGCGGTAAGGCGCAACATATTAAGGGTTTTTTAAACAAGTTTGCTAAAACTGCACGCAATCAGGCGGAATTTCTCAATCGTGTCGCCCAACTCGGCTTACCGATGGTGGCAGTTGATCCTGCTCTGACCTTAGTTTACCGTGACGAATATCGTGATATCTTAAAAGCCGCGCGTGGCGATTTCAAAGTGCAACTGGCTCACGAATGGCTACGAGATGTGATTCAAGCCGGTGAGTTGGAGCATTGCAAAAAATCACCGAATTCTGACCGCTTGAGCTGGCATTTATTCGCACACTGTACCGAAGCGACCGAATTGCCAAATGCACCGAAAGAGTGGCAAGCGATTTTTGCCCATTTCGGTGAACAGTTGGTAAATGAAAATGTCGGTTGTTGCGGTATGGCGGGCACGTTCGGACACGAAACCAAACACCTTGAAATGTCGACAGCGATTTATCAGCAATCATGGCAAATTAAATTGAAAAATAAACCGCTTGAGCGTTGCCTCGCTACCGGCTATTCCTGCCGTTCGCAAGTAAAACGTTTTGAGCATTATTCGGTTAAACACCCGATTCAGGCGTTGCTTGAGGTGGTGTAG